Proteins from one bacterium genomic window:
- a CDS encoding (Fe-S)-binding protein, with amino-acid sequence MSPILITLMILTAGGFFAYFGWQKYSLLLKAKPENRLDRIPERLKSLWEYGILQKRLVKQHKAAGWMHALIFWGFCILLLRSTMLIGAGYYEHLHIPGVIGNAYNLLKDVFEVTVLTMVGYALYRRYVIKPERLTNSFEAYLILYLIGFLMVSDFVYDGAKFIKFALPTSPEYLPHVAEEARFSIAGGAVAMLFKGLSAGAINALYVGAYWLHVAVLMAFGVYLTKSKHMHVITSLPNVFLRKLEQPALAIPKLDLEDENAESFGIATIDDLTWKQELDLFTCTECGRCLSSCPTYVTHKPLSLKGVNDDLKHHLFASADTASVPPADESGSAVKEPVKLIDNVISPETLWACTSCGFCETACPVFIEQVPRLISMRQNQVLMEGEFPGELNKVFSGMERSSNPWGIGYDKRADWAKDLDVMTAEEAKAQEKPIEVLYFVGCMASFDERSQKVAKSLIKVLDTAGIKVAILGKEEGCSGDSARRLGNEYLFQELAKYNVDKFTEYDVKTVLTACPHCYNTIKNEYPQFGGNYKVLHHSEFLAELMESGKIQVSKEFEDVMFHDSCYMGRYNGVYKQPRVVIDLLSTNGVKEFERNHDNSFCCGAGGGRMWMEETIGERINENRVEEGLKENPKVIASSCPFCLTMLKDGVDAKGKTDEVKTMDIAELVAQALIVKDSDVKDADTTNA; translated from the coding sequence ATGAGTCCGATACTCATCACCCTCATGATCTTGACGGCAGGCGGTTTCTTCGCCTACTTCGGCTGGCAGAAGTACAGCCTCCTGCTCAAGGCCAAGCCCGAGAATCGCCTCGACCGCATCCCCGAGCGCCTCAAGAGTCTCTGGGAGTACGGCATCCTCCAGAAGCGCCTCGTCAAGCAGCACAAGGCCGCCGGCTGGATGCACGCGCTCATCTTCTGGGGCTTCTGTATCCTGCTGCTGCGCAGCACGATGCTCATCGGCGCGGGCTACTACGAGCACCTGCACATCCCCGGGGTCATCGGCAACGCCTACAACCTCCTGAAGGATGTCTTCGAGGTCACGGTGCTGACGATGGTGGGCTACGCCCTCTACCGCCGCTACGTCATCAAGCCCGAGCGCCTCACCAACTCGTTCGAGGCCTACCTGATCCTGTACCTGATCGGGTTCCTGATGGTGTCGGACTTCGTCTATGACGGGGCCAAGTTCATCAAGTTCGCCCTGCCCACCTCGCCCGAATACCTGCCCCACGTGGCCGAGGAGGCCCGCTTCTCCATCGCGGGCGGCGCGGTGGCCATGCTCTTCAAGGGCCTCTCGGCGGGGGCGATCAACGCCCTGTACGTGGGTGCCTACTGGCTGCACGTGGCCGTCCTGATGGCCTTCGGCGTGTACCTGACCAAGTCCAAGCACATGCACGTCATCACGAGCCTGCCCAACGTGTTCCTGCGCAAGCTGGAGCAGCCGGCGCTCGCCATCCCCAAGCTCGACCTCGAGGACGAGAATGCCGAGTCCTTCGGCATCGCGACCATCGACGACCTGACCTGGAAGCAGGAGCTGGACCTCTTCACCTGCACCGAGTGCGGTCGCTGCCTCTCGAGCTGCCCCACCTACGTCACCCACAAGCCCCTCTCGCTCAAGGGCGTCAACGACGACCTCAAGCACCACCTCTTCGCCAGCGCCGATACCGCGTCGGTGCCCCCGGCCGACGAGTCGGGCTCGGCCGTCAAGGAGCCCGTCAAGCTCATCGACAACGTCATCTCGCCCGAGACCCTCTGGGCCTGCACCAGCTGCGGCTTCTGCGAGACGGCCTGCCCGGTCTTCATCGAGCAGGTGCCCCGCCTCATCTCCATGCGCCAGAACCAGGTGCTGATGGAGGGCGAGTTCCCCGGCGAGCTGAACAAGGTCTTCTCGGGGATGGAGCGTTCGAGCAACCCCTGGGGCATCGGCTACGACAAGCGCGCCGACTGGGCCAAGGACCTCGACGTCATGACCGCCGAGGAAGCCAAGGCCCAGGAGAAGCCCATCGAGGTCCTTTACTTCGTGGGCTGCATGGCCTCGTTCGACGAGCGCAGCCAGAAGGTCGCCAAGTCCCTCATCAAGGTGCTGGACACGGCGGGCATCAAGGTGGCGATCCTCGGCAAGGAAGAGGGCTGCTCGGGCGACTCGGCCCGCCGCCTCGGTAACGAGTACCTCTTCCAGGAGCTCGCCAAGTACAACGTCGACAAGTTCACCGAGTACGACGTCAAGACCGTGCTGACCGCGTGCCCGCACTGCTACAACACGATCAAGAACGAGTACCCGCAGTTCGGCGGTAACTACAAGGTCCTGCACCACAGCGAGTTCCTCGCCGAGCTGATGGAGTCGGGCAAAATCCAGGTCAGCAAGGAGTTCGAGGACGTCATGTTCCACGATTCCTGCTACATGGGCCGCTACAACGGCGTCTACAAGCAGCCGCGCGTGGTCATCGACCTGCTCTCGACCAACGGCGTCAAGGAATTCGAGCGCAACCACGACAACTCCTTCTGCTGCGGCGCCGGCGGCGGCCGCATGTGGATGGAGGAGACCATCGGCGAGCGGATCAACGAGAACCGCGTCGAGGAAGGCCTCAAGGAGAACCCCAAGGTCATCGCCTCGAGCTGCCCCTTCTGCCTGACCATGCTCAAGGATGGCGTGGACGCCAAGGGCAAGACCGACGAGGTCAAGACCATGGACATCGCCGAGCTGGTCGCCCAGGCGCTGATCGTCAAGGACTCCGACGTGAAGGACGCCGACACGACGAACGCCTAG
- a CDS encoding electron transfer flavoprotein subunit alpha/FixB family protein, whose amino-acid sequence MKALVIVETKGNSIKKVSLELLSQCRRWGLETSAVVVGSGVAGLADELAGYGASTVYVADDASLERYQTLTYVKAVADAAKQSGAQLVLVSGSELGKDLAPRLAARLGAGAVTDAKAVSVDGGKVTVKSLAYAGKVMNQVAFKSDVAVVTAQPGTFELADKAAGSANVVKLETPSADLRVVLREILKETSDKVDLGEANIVVAGGRGMKGPEGVKLIEDLADTLGAAVGGSRAVCDSGLMPHSCQVGQTGRVVAPQVYFAIGISGAIQHLAGMTASKVIIAINTDPDAPIFNVADYGLVADLFEAVPILIEEFKKLKAGTAAAAR is encoded by the coding sequence ATGAAAGCCTTAGTCATCGTTGAAACCAAGGGCAACAGCATCAAGAAGGTCAGCCTCGAGCTGCTGAGCCAGTGCCGCCGCTGGGGTCTCGAGACCTCGGCCGTCGTGGTCGGCTCGGGCGTTGCGGGCCTCGCCGATGAGCTCGCCGGCTACGGCGCCTCAACCGTCTACGTGGCCGATGACGCCAGCCTCGAGCGCTACCAGACCCTGACCTACGTCAAGGCCGTCGCGGATGCCGCCAAGCAGAGCGGCGCCCAGCTCGTGCTGGTCAGCGGCTCGGAGCTCGGCAAGGACCTGGCTCCTCGCCTCGCCGCTCGCCTCGGCGCGGGTGCCGTGACCGACGCCAAGGCCGTTTCGGTCGACGGCGGCAAGGTCACGGTCAAGAGCCTGGCCTACGCGGGCAAGGTCATGAACCAGGTCGCCTTCAAGAGCGACGTGGCCGTCGTGACCGCCCAGCCCGGCACCTTCGAGCTCGCCGACAAGGCGGCCGGCTCGGCCAACGTCGTGAAGCTCGAGACCCCGAGCGCCGACCTGCGCGTCGTGCTGCGCGAGATCCTCAAGGAGACCTCGGACAAGGTCGACCTCGGCGAGGCCAACATCGTCGTGGCCGGCGGCCGCGGCATGAAGGGCCCCGAGGGCGTCAAGCTCATCGAGGACCTCGCGGACACCCTGGGTGCCGCCGTCGGTGGCTCGCGCGCCGTCTGCGACTCGGGCCTGATGCCCCACTCGTGCCAGGTCGGCCAGACCGGCCGCGTCGTGGCCCCTCAGGTCTACTTCGCGATCGGCATCTCGGGCGCCATCCAGCACCTGGCCGGCATGACCGCCTCCAAGGTGATCATCGCCATCAACACCGATCCCGACGCCCCCATCTTCAACGTGGCGGACTACGGGCTCGTGGCGGACCTCTTCGAGGCGGTGCCCATCCTGATCGAAGAGTTCAAGAAGCTCAAGGCGGGCACGGCTGCGGCCGCCCGCTAG
- a CDS encoding electron transfer flavoprotein subunit beta/FixA family protein, which yields MKILVCLKQVVDVELNIQLKDGQIADQGLRYVINAYDESALEAALQLKDAAEADVTVLSIGPDRVLEALRKGLSMGADRAIHLKDDAFNGSDSYAFAKAVSELAKQRSYDLIIMGKQAQDTDAAQGGPMLAEFLDWPQATNLIFVQRAPEGGLMVRRVGDEGKEVLSVQTPAVLTISNDFGEARIPTMKGIMGAKKKEIETLSLSSIGVAADAVGATGSKTEIVNREQPEGRKTGRKVTGEVGAITRELVNWLVNDGKLPV from the coding sequence ATGAAGATCCTCGTCTGCCTGAAGCAGGTCGTCGACGTCGAACTGAACATCCAGCTCAAGGACGGTCAGATCGCCGACCAAGGTCTGCGCTACGTCATCAACGCCTACGACGAGTCCGCTCTCGAAGCCGCGCTCCAGCTCAAGGACGCCGCCGAAGCCGACGTGACCGTCCTGAGCATCGGTCCCGACCGCGTGCTCGAGGCCCTGCGCAAGGGCCTGAGCATGGGCGCCGATCGCGCCATCCATCTCAAGGACGACGCGTTCAACGGCAGCGACTCCTACGCCTTCGCCAAGGCCGTCAGCGAGCTCGCCAAGCAGCGCAGCTACGACCTCATCATCATGGGCAAGCAGGCTCAGGACACCGACGCCGCCCAGGGTGGCCCCATGCTGGCCGAGTTCCTCGACTGGCCCCAGGCGACCAACCTGATCTTCGTCCAGCGCGCCCCCGAAGGCGGCCTCATGGTCCGTCGCGTCGGTGACGAGGGCAAGGAAGTCCTGAGCGTCCAGACGCCCGCCGTCCTGACCATCAGCAACGACTTCGGCGAGGCTCGCATCCCCACCATGAAGGGGATCATGGGCGCCAAGAAGAAGGAAATCGAGACGCTCTCGCTTTCGAGCATCGGCGTCGCCGCCGACGCGGTGGGTGCTACCGGCTCCAAGACCGAGATCGTCAATCGCGAGCAGCCCGAAGGCCGCAAGACCGGCCGCAAGGTGACGGGCGAGGTCGGCGCGATCACGCGCGAACTCGTGAACTGGCTCGTCAACGACGGCAAGCTGCCGGTTTAG
- a CDS encoding sigma-70 family RNA polymerase sigma factor, with the protein MMTAREPHSMPYPDRRHLAEMVREHLPLVRRLARSHHLRSGVEFDDLVQVGCLGLLRAIRRFDPTLGRLFEAYASTMIVGEIMHYLRDSATLIRAPRELTELRSTVKAATSRLEQQVQREPSCEEIARITGLCPAKVEEVVAMDRSVRPLSLDAAMDAEDESSPMRLQLVDQRQKAASLAAEDHIMVTQAIARLCARSREVIELSFFQDLSQQEVGRRLGVSQTQISRRVRLALRELCELMSDVRSGVEQRR; encoded by the coding sequence GTGATGACCGCTAGAGAGCCCCACTCGATGCCCTACCCGGATCGCCGCCATCTGGCCGAGATGGTTCGCGAGCACTTGCCGCTGGTCAGGCGCCTGGCGCGCAGCCACCACCTGCGCTCGGGGGTCGAGTTCGACGATCTGGTGCAAGTCGGCTGCCTGGGCCTGCTGCGTGCCATCCGGCGCTTCGACCCGACGCTTGGTCGGCTCTTCGAGGCTTACGCCTCTACGATGATCGTGGGCGAGATCATGCACTACCTGCGCGATAGCGCCACCTTGATCCGGGCGCCGCGGGAGCTGACCGAGCTGCGATCCACGGTCAAGGCGGCGACCTCGCGCCTCGAGCAGCAGGTCCAGCGCGAGCCGAGCTGCGAGGAGATCGCCCGCATCACGGGCCTTTGCCCGGCAAAGGTCGAAGAGGTCGTGGCCATGGACCGCTCGGTGCGTCCGCTCTCCCTGGACGCGGCGATGGATGCCGAGGACGAGTCCTCGCCCATGCGCCTGCAACTGGTGGATCAGCGCCAGAAGGCGGCCTCGCTCGCGGCCGAGGATCACATCATGGTGACCCAGGCCATCGCTCGGCTCTGCGCAAGGAGCCGTGAGGTGATCGAGCTCTCGTTCTTCCAGGATCTCTCGCAACAAGAGGTCGGTCGGCGGCTCGGGGTGTCGCAGACCCAGATCTCGCGCCGGGTGCGTCTGGCCCTGCGGGAGCTGTGCGAGCTGATGAGCGACGTGCGCTCAGGCGTCGAGCAGCGACGGTAG
- a CDS encoding TrmJ/YjtD family RNA methyltransferase encodes MSLLLAKTRIVLVHPTLPENVGAVARAMRHFGLQELVIAEGGVSPTHPTAIRVAAGAEAILHEARAVETLDEALAGVVFAVGTTARPYEAADLRTREPREVATLARDHAPAGPVALVFGTEKHGLLKETLKRFHQIARIPGEPDACLNLAMAVNVFAYEWYQASLQAASDETPLLAAAASEASLDALGERLTEALKRLGVFRTHDAASKAHTLRRILSRTRLDADEAALVQAVVRKLPSLLDA; translated from the coding sequence ATGTCCCTGCTGCTCGCCAAGACCCGGATCGTCCTCGTCCACCCCACCCTGCCCGAGAACGTCGGCGCCGTCGCGCGCGCCATGCGCCACTTCGGCCTACAGGAGCTCGTGATCGCCGAGGGCGGGGTCTCGCCCACTCATCCGACCGCCATTCGCGTGGCAGCAGGCGCCGAGGCCATCCTGCACGAGGCCCGCGCGGTCGAAACCCTCGATGAGGCCCTGGCTGGCGTGGTCTTCGCCGTGGGCACCACCGCGCGGCCCTACGAGGCGGCGGATCTGCGCACCCGCGAGCCGCGCGAGGTGGCCACCCTGGCTCGCGATCACGCCCCGGCAGGGCCCGTCGCCCTCGTCTTCGGCACCGAGAAGCACGGCCTACTCAAAGAAACCCTGAAGCGCTTCCACCAGATCGCTCGGATCCCGGGCGAGCCCGACGCATGCCTCAACCTCGCCATGGCGGTCAACGTCTTCGCCTACGAGTGGTACCAGGCAAGCCTGCAAGCCGCTTCCGACGAGACGCCGCTCTTGGCGGCCGCCGCCTCGGAGGCCTCCCTCGATGCCCTGGGCGAACGGCTCACCGAGGCTCTGAAGCGCCTCGGGGTCTTCCGGACCCACGACGCCGCGAGCAAGGCCCACACCCTGCGCCGGATCCTGAGCCGCACCCGGCTCGATGCCGACGAGGCAGCCCTGGTGCAGGCCGTCGTGCGAAAGCTACCGTCGCTGCTCGACGCCTGA
- a CDS encoding YegS/Rv2252/BmrU family lipid kinase — protein sequence MPAKIRVIVNRKARSGCKRNLLERLSRALSGLDFEIVVPESYDDLVAAARSAPQDGVETVVVVGGDGTVNIVLNELAHTPVRLAIVPAGTANDLARQLGIPLGLERACARIRDGKPQVLDLIDVNGRLFVTAGGIGVVSDTAVGVNRLKAKPGLLSKTVRRLGALVYVLYSFGLLAGSRSIVSDLEMAIDGEDHGQIPTIALFVNNQPSLGKLVVPYPSARPDDGRLGVCVMARRSRLGAILTVILMSLGGAHTRRKEIRLIEGESLAVTSPVPKTFIGDGEVLAHADAFALRVVPRALHVLA from the coding sequence ATGCCAGCCAAGATCCGTGTCATCGTCAACCGCAAGGCCCGCAGCGGCTGCAAGCGAAACCTGCTCGAGCGCCTTTCGCGGGCGCTCTCGGGTCTCGACTTCGAGATCGTCGTGCCCGAAAGCTACGACGACCTGGTGGCGGCCGCCCGCAGCGCTCCTCAGGACGGCGTCGAAACCGTCGTGGTGGTCGGCGGCGACGGCACGGTCAACATCGTCCTCAACGAGCTGGCCCACACCCCCGTGCGGCTCGCGATCGTCCCGGCCGGGACCGCCAACGATCTCGCCCGCCAGCTCGGCATCCCGCTCGGGCTCGAACGAGCCTGCGCCCGCATCCGAGACGGCAAGCCGCAGGTTCTGGACCTCATCGACGTCAACGGGCGCCTCTTCGTGACGGCGGGCGGCATCGGGGTGGTCAGCGACACCGCCGTGGGCGTCAACCGCCTCAAGGCGAAGCCCGGTCTCCTGAGCAAGACGGTGCGCCGCCTGGGCGCCCTGGTCTACGTCCTCTACAGCTTCGGGTTGCTCGCAGGCTCCCGCTCCATCGTCAGCGACCTCGAAATGGCGATCGACGGCGAGGACCACGGCCAGATCCCGACCATCGCCCTCTTCGTGAACAACCAACCCTCGCTGGGCAAGCTCGTGGTCCCCTACCCCTCGGCCCGGCCCGACGACGGCCGGCTCGGCGTCTGCGTCATGGCCCGCCGCAGCCGCCTGGGGGCCATCCTGACGGTGATCCTCATGAGCCTCGGCGGCGCCCACACCCGCCGCAAGGAGATCCGGCTGATCGAGGGCGAGAGCCTCGCCGTCACGAGCCCCGTCCCCAAGACCTTCATCGGCGACGGCGAGGTGCTCGCCCACGCCGACGCCTTCGCCCTGCGCGTCGTGCCCCGCGCCCTCCACGTCCTCGCCTAG
- a CDS encoding hydroxymethylglutaryl-CoA reductase: protein MDPLRPDSARPASVPHKKRYTPEALRDRRRWVEKATAADLSPLSGEEAPSAALFSGNIEGHVGFVQVPIGVAGPLLINGEHAQGAFYVPLATTEGALVASCTRGMRAVSESGGATVRVVSDQMMRAPMFTFDSLTDAVAFATWVRASVMEIRQVAEAQSRVARLLSLEPMVLGDTVCVQLSFHTGDAYGANMVMKCCWAVCQWIEREFPAATGIAPRAWYVDSQLGGEKKVNAMTYTSSLRGKRVVAETHLKADVMRRILRVTPEALFAALNAGMGPTLAAHMLGCNVNFANVVAALYTATGQDIATVPESAQGQISFRLTDEGMYFGVMLPNVVVATVGGGTALPSQRASLEMLDCFGQGKARKLAEIVASTALALDLSTYAAIAADHFVQAHERLGRNRPAEELRRVIPAKPQERFVEPGTDPLVS from the coding sequence ATGGATCCGCTACGGCCCGACTCCGCGCGACCGGCTTCGGTCCCCCACAAGAAGAGGTACACCCCTGAGGCCCTGCGCGATCGCAGACGGTGGGTCGAGAAGGCGACTGCTGCCGACCTCTCGCCCTTGAGCGGCGAAGAGGCGCCTTCGGCTGCGCTCTTTTCGGGCAACATCGAGGGGCACGTGGGCTTCGTCCAGGTGCCCATCGGGGTAGCGGGCCCCTTGCTCATCAACGGCGAGCATGCCCAGGGCGCCTTCTACGTGCCGCTCGCCACGACCGAGGGGGCCCTGGTCGCCTCGTGCACGCGCGGCATGCGGGCCGTCTCCGAGTCGGGGGGCGCCACCGTGCGGGTCGTCAGCGACCAGATGATGCGGGCGCCCATGTTCACTTTCGACAGCTTGACGGACGCGGTGGCCTTCGCGACCTGGGTCCGCGCGAGCGTCATGGAGATCCGCCAGGTGGCCGAGGCCCAGTCGCGGGTGGCGCGCCTGCTCTCGCTCGAGCCCATGGTGCTCGGGGACACGGTCTGCGTTCAGCTCTCGTTCCACACGGGGGATGCTTACGGCGCCAACATGGTCATGAAGTGCTGCTGGGCCGTCTGCCAGTGGATCGAGCGGGAATTCCCGGCCGCGACCGGCATCGCCCCGCGCGCCTGGTACGTGGATTCCCAGCTGGGCGGCGAGAAGAAGGTCAACGCCATGACCTACACCAGCAGCCTCAGAGGCAAGCGGGTGGTCGCCGAGACCCATCTCAAGGCCGACGTGATGCGCCGGATCCTGCGGGTGACCCCCGAGGCGCTCTTCGCGGCCCTCAACGCGGGGATGGGCCCGACGCTTGCCGCTCACATGCTCGGTTGCAACGTGAACTTCGCCAACGTGGTGGCGGCCCTCTACACCGCCACGGGCCAGGACATCGCGACGGTGCCCGAGTCCGCCCAGGGTCAGATCTCGTTCCGGTTGACGGACGAGGGGATGTACTTCGGGGTGATGCTGCCGAACGTGGTGGTGGCGACCGTCGGCGGCGGCACGGCGCTGCCCAGTCAGCGCGCGAGCCTGGAGATGCTAGACTGCTTTGGTCAGGGCAAGGCCCGGAAGCTCGCCGAGATCGTGGCGAGCACCGCTCTGGCCCTCGACCTTTCGACCTATGCGGCGATCGCCGCCGACCACTTCGTGCAGGCCCATGAGCGTCTGGGCCGCAACCGCCCGGCAGAAGAACTGCGCCGGGTGATTCCCGCCAAGCCCCAGGAGCGCTTCGTCGAACCTGGGACCGACCCCCTGGTGTCTTGA
- a CDS encoding MMPL family transporter: protein MSTSRYAALGHWIVRFRWAILIAWAIVIGVASLGSTRISQVLSGGSAGVPGSPSEAVEQVLRHKFRNPYTHLVAVTVSEGGTSSDPARLERAIGALAEDLRRDAVIEQVLAPGDVSPVKLRGEAGAQAVLLVGLKAKDASEAVNLVPRVHAVVQAAEARERVDLPKLSLAVTGMPAITYDMNRYSSDDTSRAEARLIPLTLLVLLVAFGGLIAAGVPLLAGMAATVVTLGICYLVSGRFELSIYVQNVATMIGLAVGIDYSLLMVHRFRRALRHHGAVAPAIAETMETAGRAVTFSGLTVLIGLGGLMLTPLLDTRSIGLGGILVVAVSVVLALTLTPAVLAALGDRINAPRWLSDRLQEGTTRTHWERWVRYVSDRPIRTSLASIAVLLALAAPALRMEIGYPDTQLFPAYMESVQGVETLKQMELSGALIPLQLVVKDPAGPVLAGKNLPALLKLSADLRSEGLVASVASPVDLGLGFSPLQYLMLYRDPEAALARYPLVSQLFVSQDRTMALFQVVPKRSQDLPALRKLAERLGSTSLPGGLTLMVGGTPAYYNDHENAIRHSFPWVVGCVIAATFVVLAVAFRSLLVPLKAVVLNLLSVAAGYGAVVAVFQLGWGKSLIGLGHVHESMPIPILILLMLFGIVFGLSMDYEVFLISAIQEAYHRTGDNARAIVEGVASTARLITSAALIMGAIFGAFAWADFVIVKMLGLGLAVAVLVDATVIRLALLPAFMRLAGRANWYPGFKR, encoded by the coding sequence TTGTCCACCTCCCGCTATGCCGCCCTGGGTCACTGGATCGTCCGGTTCCGCTGGGCCATCCTCATCGCCTGGGCGATCGTGATCGGCGTGGCCTCGCTGGGCTCGACGCGGATCTCCCAGGTGCTCTCGGGCGGCTCGGCCGGCGTCCCTGGCAGCCCTTCCGAGGCGGTTGAGCAGGTGCTGCGCCACAAGTTCCGCAACCCCTACACCCACCTGGTCGCCGTCACGGTCTCGGAAGGGGGCACTTCAAGCGATCCTGCGCGCCTCGAGCGCGCCATCGGCGCCCTCGCCGAGGACCTGCGCCGCGACGCCGTGATCGAGCAGGTTCTCGCCCCGGGCGACGTTTCGCCGGTGAAGCTGCGGGGCGAGGCGGGCGCGCAGGCAGTCCTCTTGGTCGGCCTCAAGGCGAAGGACGCAAGCGAGGCGGTGAACCTGGTCCCGCGGGTGCACGCCGTCGTCCAAGCGGCTGAAGCCCGCGAACGCGTCGACCTCCCGAAGCTCTCGCTCGCCGTCACCGGGATGCCCGCCATCACCTACGACATGAACCGCTACAGCAGCGACGACACCTCGCGAGCCGAAGCGCGCCTCATCCCGCTCACCCTCTTGGTGCTGCTCGTCGCCTTCGGCGGCCTCATCGCAGCCGGCGTCCCGCTACTGGCGGGCATGGCAGCCACCGTCGTCACGCTGGGGATCTGCTACCTGGTCAGCGGCCGCTTCGAGCTCTCGATCTACGTCCAGAACGTCGCCACCATGATCGGCCTGGCCGTCGGGATCGACTACTCGCTTTTGATGGTCCATCGCTTCCGCCGGGCGCTGCGGCACCACGGCGCGGTGGCGCCCGCGATCGCCGAGACCATGGAGACCGCCGGCCGCGCCGTCACCTTCTCGGGGCTCACCGTCCTCATCGGCCTCGGCGGCCTGATGCTCACCCCCTTGCTGGACACCCGCTCCATCGGGCTCGGGGGCATCCTGGTGGTGGCCGTGTCGGTGGTCCTCGCCCTCACCCTGACTCCGGCCGTCCTCGCAGCACTCGGCGATCGCATCAACGCCCCGCGCTGGCTCTCCGATCGGCTGCAAGAGGGCACGACCCGCACCCACTGGGAGCGCTGGGTCCGCTACGTCAGCGATCGCCCCATCCGCACCAGCCTCGCGAGCATCGCCGTGCTCCTCGCCCTCGCGGCCCCTGCCCTGCGCATGGAGATAGGCTATCCCGACACCCAGCTCTTCCCCGCCTACATGGAGTCGGTCCAGGGGGTCGAGACCCTCAAGCAGATGGAGCTGAGCGGCGCCCTCATCCCCCTCCAGCTGGTGGTCAAGGACCCGGCAGGGCCGGTGCTCGCGGGCAAGAACCTGCCCGCCCTCCTCAAGCTCTCGGCCGACCTTCGAAGCGAAGGGCTCGTGGCGTCCGTCGCAAGCCCCGTGGACCTGGGCCTCGGCTTCAGCCCCCTCCAGTACCTCATGCTCTACCGGGACCCCGAGGCGGCCCTTGCGCGCTACCCGCTCGTCAGCCAGCTGTTCGTGAGCCAGGACCGCACCATGGCCCTGTTCCAGGTCGTTCCGAAGCGATCGCAGGACCTGCCCGCGCTCAGGAAGCTGGCCGAGCGCCTCGGCTCGACCTCGCTACCCGGCGGCCTCACCCTCATGGTCGGGGGCACTCCCGCCTACTACAACGACCACGAGAACGCCATCCGCCACAGCTTCCCCTGGGTCGTCGGCTGCGTGATCGCCGCGACCTTCGTGGTGCTCGCGGTCGCCTTCCGGTCCCTGCTGGTGCCCCTCAAGGCCGTGGTCCTGAACCTGCTCTCGGTGGCGGCGGGCTACGGGGCCGTGGTCGCGGTCTTCCAGCTCGGCTGGGGCAAGAGCCTCATCGGTCTCGGCCACGTGCACGAAAGCATGCCCATCCCCATCCTCATCCTCTTGATGCTGTTCGGCATCGTCTTCGGCCTCTCGATGGACTACGAGGTCTTCCTCATCAGCGCCATCCAGGAAGCCTACCACCGCACCGGCGACAACGCCCGGGCCATCGTCGAGGGGGTAGCGTCCACCGCGCGGCTCATCACCAGCGCGGCCCTCATCATGGGGGCCATCTTCGGGGCCTTCGCCTGGGCGGACTTCGTGATCGTCAAGATGCTGGGCCTGGGGCTCGCCGTGGCCGTCCTGGTGGACGCCACCGTCATCCGCCTTGCGCTCTTGCCCGCCTTCATGCGCCTGGCCGGCCGCGCCAACTGGTACCCAGGCTTCAAGCGCTGA